One Denticeps clupeoides chromosome 12, fDenClu1.1, whole genome shotgun sequence genomic window carries:
- the pparg gene encoding peroxisome proliferator-activated receptor gamma isoform X4 — protein MTTATCGVASTRKAATNANTAASRNASWLACHTTRKHEGWAAAGQLNIAVLQAAYRTPAHKAKAGASAQHRGFWRRGQPAIRFGRMPQAEKEKLLAEVSADMDHMHPESADLRALAKHLYESYLKNFPLTKAKARAILSGKTSDSAPFVIHDMRSLMEGEQFINCRQIPPSSPEQRPSVGAVTVGEPMSEVELRFFHSCQSRSAEAVREVTEFAKSIPGFVNLDLNDQVTLLKYGVIEVLILMMAPLMNKDGTLIAYGQIFMTREFLKSLRRPFCEMMEPKFEFSVKFNTLELDDSDMALFLAVIILSGDRPGLLNIKPIEDLQETVLHSLELQLKMSHPDSLQLFAKVLQKMTDLRQLVSDHVHLMQLLKKTEADLCLHPLLQEIMRDLY, from the exons ATGACCACTGCGACCTGCGGTGTCGCATCCACAAGAAAAGCCGCAACAAATGCCAATACTGCCGCTTCCAGAAATGCCTCATGGTTGGCATGTCACACAACG CGAAAGCATGAAGGCTGGGCTGCAGCTGGACAGCTGAATATTGCAGTTTTGCAGGCGGCGTACAGAACGCCGGCCCACAAGGCCAAAGCGGGCGCTTCTGCTCAACACCGCGGCTTTTGGCGGCGAGGGCAGCCGG CCATTCGCTTTGGCCGAATGCCCCAGGCGGAGAAGGAGAAGCTTTTGGCCGAGGTCTCCGCTGACATGGACCACATGCACCCGGAATCCGCTGACTTGCGGGCCCTGGCCAAGCATTTATACGAGTCCTATCTGAAGAACTTCCCCCTGACAAAAGCCAAGGCCAGGGCCATCCTCTCTGGCAAGACCAGTGACAGTGCA CCTTTTGTCATTCATGACATGCGTTCTTTAATGGAGGGTGAACAGTTCATCAACTGCCGCCAGATTCCACCATCGTCACCAGAACAGAGGCCCAGCGTAGGCGCGGTGACCGTGGGCGAGCCGATGAGCGAAGTGGAGCTTCGCTTCTTCCACAGCTGCCAATCACGTTCGGCCGAGGCCGTTCGCGAGGTCACCGAATTCGCCAAGAGCATCCCGGGCTTCGTGAACCTGGACTTGAACGACCAGGTCACGCTGCTGAAGTATGGCGTGATCGAGGTGCTCATCCTCATGATGGCGCCACTCATGAACAAAGATGGCACCCTCATCGCCTACGGGCAGATCTTCATGACACGCGAGTTCCTCAAGAGCCTGCGCCGGCCCTTCTGCGAGATGATGGAGCCCAAGTTCGAGTTCTCGGTCAAGTTCAACACGCTGGAGCTGGATGACAGCGACATGGCGCTTTTTCTGGCTGTCATCATCCTCAGTGGAG ATCGCCCGGGCCTGTTAAACATCAAGCCCATCGAGGACCTGCAGGAGACCGTCCTGCACTCCCTGGAGCTGCAGCTGAAGATGAGCCACCCCGACTCGCTCCAGCTCTTTGCCAAGGTGCTGCAGAAGATGACTGACCTGAGGCAGCTGGTGTCCGACCACGTCCACCTCATGCAGCTGCTCAAAAAGACAGAGGCCGACCTGTGCCTGCACCCTCTTCTACAGGAGATCATGAGGGACTTGTACTAG
- the tsen2 gene encoding tRNA-splicing endonuclease subunit Sen2 isoform X2, protein MTEAVFQAPKRRPRVYEAYEAPLPAPRAGEDGFSAELVHGHVVVRDPGHVQALYGQGYFGKGVLSRSRPRYSVSERWGNLGDLCLPIISSSRYKALVKLAQDSLLAQGLEGEAACATLEKFTRPVEQPVNDHRKDRSNGRDESPQGPERRDDSGSPVDAFGEEGHDDGPQYPPEAKRCRRQGDPHHDPLAKLYPEEPERVDGDNSYGIKCVRHDDWIAHCGCRVEERQLKGVLHPETDAKSPDQTEYVLVEEEEEQETEESMQDPSSGARGTLKLVCRANPFRTVEYLQLSLEEAFFLVYALGCLSIYYNKVPLSIVQLWTTFSSVQPNFNATYAAYHYFRSKGWVPKTGVKYGTDFMLYRKGPPFYHASYSVVVEQVNDSFQGATLRPFSWRSLAALSRITGNVSKELMVCFVITPLDVTEELLSSPDCIKRFRVQEMIVSRWISSRERTEQDDL, encoded by the exons atgaccGAAGCTGTATTCCAAGCCCCTAAACGGCGCCCGAGAGTTTACGAGGCGTACGAGGCGCCTCTGCCGGCTCCCCGGGCGGGAGAGGACGGCTTCTCCGCGGAGCTGGTCCACGGCCACGTGGTGGTGAGGGACCCCGGCCACGTCCAGGCGCTGTACGGACAG GGTTACTTTGGCAAAGGAGTCTTGTCCAGGAGCAGGCCGCGGTACAGCGTATCTGAAAGATGGGGAA ATCTTGGTGACCTCTGCTTACCCATCATTTCTAGTTCAAG GTATAAGGCGCTGGTAAAATTGGCCCAAGATTCTCTTCTGGCTCAGGGGCTGGAAGGGGAAGCCGCCTGTGCAACGCTGGAGAAGTTTACCCGACCAGTGGAACAACCTGTAAATGACCACAGGAAGGACCGATCCAATGGGCGTGATGAGAGCCCACAGGGACCTGAGAGAAGGGACGATTCAGGCTCGCCGGTAGATGCTTTTGGTGAAGAAGGCCATGACGATGGACCTCAATACCCTCCAGAGGCCAAGAGGTGTCGGCGGCAGGGAGATCCCCACCACGATCCCCTGGCCAAGTTGTACCCCGAGGAACCGGAGCGGGTGGATGGCGACAACTCATACGGCATCAAGTGTGTGAGGCACGATGACTGGATCGCGCACTGTGGCTGCAGGGTTGAGGAGAGGCAGCTGAAAGGCGTTCTTCACCCAGAGACTGACGCCAAGAGCCCTGACCAAACTGAATATGTCCTtgtggaggaagaagaggagcaggagACCGAGGAGTCCATGCAAGACCCTTCTTCTGGT GCTCGTGGAACATTAAAGCTGGTGTGCAGGGCCAACCCATTTAGGACCGTGGAATATCTACAGCTGAGCTTAGAGGAG GCTTTCTTCTTGGTGTATGCATTGGGCTGTCTGTCAATATACTACAACAAG GTGCCCCTGTCCATCGTTCAACTGTGGACCACGTTCAGCTCGGTGCAGCCTAATTTCAACGCCACCTATGCCGCGTACCACTATTTCCGCTCTAAAGGATGGGTGCCCAAGACAGGAGTGAAGTACGGCACAGATTTCA TGCTGTATCGCAAAGGACCCCCTTTCTACCACGCCAG CTACTCTGTGGTGGTGGAGCAAGTCAACGACTCATTCCAAGGAGCAACTCTTCGACCTTTCAGCTGGCGCTCCCTCGCTGCCCTTAGCAGGATCACTGGCAACGTCTCCAAG GAGCTGATGGTGTGTTTTGTCATCACACCTTTGGACGTGACCGAGGAGCTGCTGTCCTCTCCAGACTGCATAAAGAGGTTCAGAGTGCAG GAGATGATTGTGAGCAGATGGATATCATCGCGAGAACGGACCGAGCAGGATGATCTGTAG
- the tsen2 gene encoding tRNA-splicing endonuclease subunit Sen2 isoform X1, which produces MTEAVFQAPKRRPRVYEAYEAPLPAPRAGEDGFSAELVHGHVVVRDPGHVQALYGQGYFGKGVLSRSRPRYSVSERWGNLGDLCLPIISSSRYKALVKLAQDSLLAQGLEGEAACATLEKFTRPVEQPVNDHRKDRSNGRDESPQGPERRDDSGSPVDAFGEEGHDDGPQYPPEAKRCRRQGDPHHDPLAKLYPEEPERVDGDNSYGIKCVRHDDWIAHCGCRVEERQLKGVLHPETDAKSPDQTEYVLVEEEEEQETEESMQDPSSGARGTLKLVCRANPFRTVEYLQLSLEEAFFLVYALGCLSIYYNKVPLSIVQLWTTFSSVQPNFNATYAAYHYFRSKGWVPKTGVKYGTDFMLYRKGPPFYHASYSVVVEQVNDSFQGATLRPFSWRSLAALSRITGNVSKVVPTLLVFLDGKPVREGLKAVTGLVFSGADGVFCHHTFGRDRGAAVLSRLHKEVQSAGDDCEQMDIIARTDRAG; this is translated from the exons atgaccGAAGCTGTATTCCAAGCCCCTAAACGGCGCCCGAGAGTTTACGAGGCGTACGAGGCGCCTCTGCCGGCTCCCCGGGCGGGAGAGGACGGCTTCTCCGCGGAGCTGGTCCACGGCCACGTGGTGGTGAGGGACCCCGGCCACGTCCAGGCGCTGTACGGACAG GGTTACTTTGGCAAAGGAGTCTTGTCCAGGAGCAGGCCGCGGTACAGCGTATCTGAAAGATGGGGAA ATCTTGGTGACCTCTGCTTACCCATCATTTCTAGTTCAAG GTATAAGGCGCTGGTAAAATTGGCCCAAGATTCTCTTCTGGCTCAGGGGCTGGAAGGGGAAGCCGCCTGTGCAACGCTGGAGAAGTTTACCCGACCAGTGGAACAACCTGTAAATGACCACAGGAAGGACCGATCCAATGGGCGTGATGAGAGCCCACAGGGACCTGAGAGAAGGGACGATTCAGGCTCGCCGGTAGATGCTTTTGGTGAAGAAGGCCATGACGATGGACCTCAATACCCTCCAGAGGCCAAGAGGTGTCGGCGGCAGGGAGATCCCCACCACGATCCCCTGGCCAAGTTGTACCCCGAGGAACCGGAGCGGGTGGATGGCGACAACTCATACGGCATCAAGTGTGTGAGGCACGATGACTGGATCGCGCACTGTGGCTGCAGGGTTGAGGAGAGGCAGCTGAAAGGCGTTCTTCACCCAGAGACTGACGCCAAGAGCCCTGACCAAACTGAATATGTCCTtgtggaggaagaagaggagcaggagACCGAGGAGTCCATGCAAGACCCTTCTTCTGGT GCTCGTGGAACATTAAAGCTGGTGTGCAGGGCCAACCCATTTAGGACCGTGGAATATCTACAGCTGAGCTTAGAGGAG GCTTTCTTCTTGGTGTATGCATTGGGCTGTCTGTCAATATACTACAACAAG GTGCCCCTGTCCATCGTTCAACTGTGGACCACGTTCAGCTCGGTGCAGCCTAATTTCAACGCCACCTATGCCGCGTACCACTATTTCCGCTCTAAAGGATGGGTGCCCAAGACAGGAGTGAAGTACGGCACAGATTTCA TGCTGTATCGCAAAGGACCCCCTTTCTACCACGCCAG CTACTCTGTGGTGGTGGAGCAAGTCAACGACTCATTCCAAGGAGCAACTCTTCGACCTTTCAGCTGGCGCTCCCTCGCTGCCCTTAGCAGGATCACTGGCAACGTCTCCAAGGTCGTACCCACGCTCCTGGTCTTTTTAGACGGTAAACCTGTGCGAGAAGGTCTGAAAGCTGTGACCGGTTTGGTTTTCTCAGGAGCTGATGGTGTGTTTTGTCATCACACCTTTGGACGTGACCGAGGAGCTGCTGTCCTCTCCAGACTGCATAAAGAGGTTCAGAGTGCAG GAGATGATTGTGAGCAGATGGATATCATCGCGAGAACGGACCGAGCAGGATGA
- the mkrn2os.2 gene encoding MKRN2 opposite strand protein encodes MERSVVKFSHCDKDIFCFFVPEQCPECGVSFSGRRLEEAPVSIPNPFSNGHKTPCAFLVAPAEESSLRDFDGGSDLHTGITNTNGVVYNYTKDGVRRDHHGWERCISIPLVKPDMYNLIDQWDQYLEKFSTEQTWDPLWQSFNEENHNCYNYTLMYINCVLATQAKPALSKDEFTQSFILPRIKRASKYLTLCEEIAHCHFYIVDSPPKVTEGEGKSD; translated from the exons ATGGAGAGGAGCGTGGTGAAATTCAGCCACTGTGACAAGGAcatcttttgtttctttgtccCGGAGCAATGCCCCGAGTGCGGGGTTAGTTTTAGTGGCAGGAGGCTGGAGGAGGCTCCGGTGAGTATCCCCAACCCGTTCTCCAACGGACACAAAACTCCATGCGCCTTCCTGGTGGCTCCAGCAGAGGAAAGTAGTCTCAG gGATTTTGATGGAGGCTCAGATCTTCACACTGGAATCACAAACACCAATG GTGTCGTCTACAACTACACAAAGGATGGCGTGCGTCGAGATCATCATGGCTGGGAGAGGTGCATCAGCATCCCACTGGTTAAGCCGGACATGTACAACCTCATAGACCAGTGGGACCAGTACCTGGAGAAGTTCTCCACAGAACAGACGTGGGATCCATTGTGGCAAAG TTTTAACGAGGAAAACCACAACTGCTACAACTACACCCTCATGTACATCAACTGCGTGCTCGCCACCCAGGCCAAACCGGCCCTCAGCAAGGACGAGTTCACGCAGAGCTTCATACTGCCGCGGATCAAGCGAGCGTCCAAATACCTCACGCTGTGCGAGGAGATCGCCCACTGCCACTTCTACATAGTGGACAGCCCCCCGAAAGTGACGGAAGGCGAAGGGAAGAGCGACTGA
- the mkrn2os.1 gene encoding MKRN2 opposite strand, tandem duplicate 1 isoform X1 → MDRAIVKYSHCARSVYRFPFSPSGAEEGDVCPVCSERLRFGLLGAPVAVPSPFIVAHAAPCAFVVGSVHGPYFLGEWNDTELHVGITNSRGLVHNYTISGIRKDQCGWEQCVCVPLLQPGTDRRTALWDKELEEFSSLSTWVPERFHEEKEFGSCCYGFALSFINHMRALDGKKSFSRDEFTSSYVLPKVKMASDYIRVYLEILQHGFYISANPNDLVQAFFLTKRQLSLLFPRQ, encoded by the exons ATGGACCGGGCGATCGTCAAATACAGCCACTGTGCGCGGAGCGTCTATCGCTTTCCCTTCTCGCCGAGCGGCGCAGAAGAAGGGGACGTGTGTCCGGTCTGTTCGGAGAGGTTACGGTTCGGGCTCCTCGGCGCGCCTGTCGCCGTCCCCTCTCCTTTTATTGTCGCGCACGCCGCGCCCTGCGCTTTCGTCGTGGGATCTGTGCATGGGCCGTATTTTCTCGG GGAATGGAACGACACTGAACTACATGTAGGAATAACAAATTCCAGAG GGCTGGTGCATAATTACACGATATCTGGGATTAGAAAAGACCAGTGTGGATGGgaacagtgtgtttgtgtgccgcTGCTCCAACCAGGGACAGACCGCCGGACGGCTTTGTGGGACAAGGAACTGGAGGAATTTTCCTCACTTTCCACATGGGTGCCGGAAAG GTTTCATGAAGAGAAGGAGTTTGGGTCCTGCTGCTATGGATTTGCCTTAAGCTTTATAAACCACATGCGTGCCCTAGATGGGAAAAAGTCTTTCAGCCGGGATGAGTTCACATCATCATACGTCCTGCCCAAAGTGAAGATGGCTTCAGACTACATCAGGGTCTACCTGGAGATTTTACAGCATGGCTTTTACATATCAGCCAATCCAAAC GACCTGGtccaggcattttttttaacaaaacgcCAGCTCTCTCTCTTATTTCCACGCCAGTAA
- the mkrn2os.1 gene encoding MKRN2 opposite strand, tandem duplicate 1 isoform X2 gives MDRAIVKYSHCARSVYRFPFSPSGAEEGDVCPVCSERLRFGLLGAPVAVPSPFIVAHAAPCAFVVGSVHGPYFLGEWNDTELHVGITNSRGLVHNYTISGIRKDQCGWEQCVCVPLLQPGTDRRTALWDKELEEFSSLSTWVPERFHEEKEFGSCCYGFALSFINHMRALDGKKSFSRDEFTSSYVLPKVKMASDYIRVYLEILQHGFYISANPNV, from the exons ATGGACCGGGCGATCGTCAAATACAGCCACTGTGCGCGGAGCGTCTATCGCTTTCCCTTCTCGCCGAGCGGCGCAGAAGAAGGGGACGTGTGTCCGGTCTGTTCGGAGAGGTTACGGTTCGGGCTCCTCGGCGCGCCTGTCGCCGTCCCCTCTCCTTTTATTGTCGCGCACGCCGCGCCCTGCGCTTTCGTCGTGGGATCTGTGCATGGGCCGTATTTTCTCGG GGAATGGAACGACACTGAACTACATGTAGGAATAACAAATTCCAGAG GGCTGGTGCATAATTACACGATATCTGGGATTAGAAAAGACCAGTGTGGATGGgaacagtgtgtttgtgtgccgcTGCTCCAACCAGGGACAGACCGCCGGACGGCTTTGTGGGACAAGGAACTGGAGGAATTTTCCTCACTTTCCACATGGGTGCCGGAAAG GTTTCATGAAGAGAAGGAGTTTGGGTCCTGCTGCTATGGATTTGCCTTAAGCTTTATAAACCACATGCGTGCCCTAGATGGGAAAAAGTCTTTCAGCCGGGATGAGTTCACATCATCATACGTCCTGCCCAAAGTGAAGATGGCTTCAGACTACATCAGGGTCTACCTGGAGATTTTACAGCATGGCTTTTACATATCAGCCAATCCAAACGTATGA